Below is a genomic region from Miscanthus floridulus cultivar M001 chromosome 1, ASM1932011v1, whole genome shotgun sequence.
CCATGAAGGCCGAGCCTAGAATGGTTCGCCTGCTAGAGAAGGCTGGGATCACGCTCGGTCCAAACAACAGGGTCCCACGACCACCATCCATATGTGAGCAATGGTGGAGCCAGGCAGAGATTCTCATCAAGAGGAAGAACAAAGCTCAGCCCAAGTTCGGGTTAGGTTACCACAACATCGACACCTCTGACGAAGGAGAAGATTCGGTCAACGCCAACATCGCCCACTGCTTCACCATGTCGACTACCATGGGAGATGAAGTTGGCTGCTCCTACCAGCCTCGACGCCAACAACACCCCCTAGAGGTAGAAGCGGTGGAAGAAGATGGAGAGCCGAATGTCACATCAGCACCCCAACAGCTCGAAGATGGAGGGCAGCCCACCATCGATGAGCTTGTACAAATCAATCTCGGAACTGAAGATGATCCGCGTCTGACCTTTGTGAGCGCTGCACTCACGGAGGAGCGAGAAGATTATCGAAGGTTCTTAATGGAGTACAAAGATTGCTTCGCATGGAGCTATAAAGAAATGCTAGGATTAGATCCTAGTGTCGCCACTCACAAGCTGGCAATTGACCCACAAGTTTGTCCTGTGAAGCAAGCACCTCGATGCCTCCGACCTGAGTTCCAAGACCAGGTTATAGCGGAGGTGGACAACATGATCGCGGCAGGGTTCATCAAGGAGATACAATACCCACGATGGCTCTCCACCATCGTCCCCATggagaagaagaatgggaaagtgcGAGTCTGCGTTGACTTCTGCAACTTGAATCGAGCTTGCCCTAAAGATGACTTCCCTCTTCCGATCACGGAAATGGTGGTCGACGCTACTACCGGGTTCGACGCCTTGTCCTTCATGGATGGGTCGTCTGGATACAACCAAATCAAAATGGACCCTGTCGATGCACTCGACACCGCATTTAGAACACCTAAGGGCAACTTCCATTACACGGTGATGCCCTTCGGGttgaagaacgctggtgccacctatcaacgAGCTATGACGCACATACTCAGTGACTTGATCCACCACTCCGTCGAGTGCTACGTCGATGAcatggtggtgaaaacaaaagaCCGCAAAGACCATCAAGATGACTTGCGGGTGGTGTTCGAGCGTTTACATCGACACCAGCTCAAGATGAACCCCCTCAAGTGCGCATTCGCTGTTCGGTCAAGCGTCTTCCTCGGCTTTATCGTCCGACATCGTGGCATCGAGATCGAGCCAAAGACGATCACCGCCATCCTCGAGATGCCGCCGCCCCAAAAGTTGAAGGAGTTGAGGATGCTCCAAGGACATCTAGCCTACATTCGATGCTTCATCTCCAACCTGTCCGGGCGTGTACAACCCTTCTCCAAGCTAATGAAGAAAGGGGCCATTCGTATGGGACGAGGAGTGCCAAAATTGCTTCGACAGCATCAAAAGGTACCTCCTTAATCCTCCTGCGTTGGCAGCTCCTGTAAAAGGGCGCCCTCTCATTCTTTATATTGCTGCTCAGCTTTCTTCGCTAGGCGCCTTACTTGCACAATACAACGACGAAGGCAAAGAAGTGGCGTGCTACTACCTAAGCCGCACCATGGTGGGTGCCGAATGCAACTACTCTCCCATTGAGAAGTTGTGCTTGGCACTGATCTTTGCCTTGAAGAAGTTAAGGCATTACATGTTGGCGCATGAGATCCAATTGGTGGCAAGAGCGGACCCAATAAAATACCTGCTTAGTCAGCCCACGCTCATCGGGCGACTAGCAAAATGGGTGCTACTCATGACGGAGTTCGACATCACCTTCGTGCCACAAAAAGCCGTCAAGGGACAAGCTCTAGCCGAGTTCCTTGTGGCACATCCTGTACCCGATGACTCTCCGCTCATCGCCGAGTTGCTCGATCAAGAGGTATTCACCACCGAGATCGAAGCTCCATGGGAGCTCTACTTCGATGGCGCTTCGCGAGTAGAAGACACCCTAAACGGTGCCTCAAGACGGAGAGCGGGAGCCGGATTGGTGTTCAAGAACCCACGAGGAGGAGTGATGTACCATTCATTCTCCCTTCTCAAGGAGTGCTCCAACAATGAAGcggagtatgaagcgctcatcttTGGCCTTCTCCTAGCACTTTCCATGGAGGTATGTTCCCTACGGGTTCATGGGGACTCTCAACTAATTGTTCGACAGGTCAATGGGGTATATGAGGTTCGCAAACCGGAGCTTATGCCGTACTATGAGGTAGCCCGGAAGCTCATGAATGAATTCAAACATATTGAAATTCTTCATGTCCCACGAAGCAGGAACGCTCCAGCTGATGCGTTGGCCAAACTTGCAGTGGCACTCGCCCTTCCTGAGGGTAAGTCCGCGCAAGTTACCGTCGAGGAGAGGTGGCTGCTTCCCGCGGTGCTGGAGCTCATCTCGAAGGAGCACGAGGTTAACACCGTCACCGCATGCGCCGTCGAAGACGACGATTGGCGCAAACCCTTCATCGACTACTTCAAGCATGGCACTCTCCCCGACGATGCTGTGAAGAGGCGCCAACTACAACGATGACTCCCTTCCTATATCTACAAGGGAGGCGTGCTCTACAGGCGTGCCTATGGGCAAGAAATGCTCCTCCGATGCGTCAGCCGTCACGAAGCTGATGAGATTTTGAAGGAGGTGCATCACGGAATCTGTGGCGGACACCAAAGCGGGCCAAAGATGTACCATAGCATCCGCTTGGCTGGGTACTACTGGCTGGGCATCATGGTAGATTGCCTGAAGGTGGCAAAGACATGTCATGGTTGCCAAATCCATGGTGACTTCAAGCATCTACCGCCGGTCCCTCTACGACCAACAGTCCCTTCGTGGCCGTTCGACGCTTGGGGCATAGACGTCATCGGCCCCGTTGACCCTCCTTCTTCTGGAGGTCATCGTTTCATCCTCGCTGCAACAGACTACTTCTCCAAGTGGGTAGAGGTAGTACCACTGCGTGAGGTGAAAAGCGCTAACGCCATCAACTTTCTGGAGCGACACATTATATACCGCTTCGGAATTCCACACCGTATTACATCCGACAATGCTAAAGCTTTCAGGTCGGACAAAATGCACAGGTTCATGGACAAGTATAAGATAAAGTGGAACTACTCCACTGGCTATTATCCCCAGGCAAACGGGATGATAGAGGTGTTCAACAAGACGCTCGGCAAGATACTAAAGAAGACGGTGCACAAGTATAGAAGGGACTAGCATGATCGTCTCTTTGAAGCATTATGGGCGTACCGCGTCACGGTTCGTACCCCAACACAAGCTACCCCGTACTCTCTTGTGTATGGGTGTGAGGCAGTTTTGCCTTTGGAAATCCAGCTACCATCACTACGGGTGGCTATTCATGATGGACTAACTCAAGATGAACAGGTCCGACTCCGCTTCCAAGAGCTCGACGCCCTGGAGGAGAGACGTCTTGACGCTATACAAGAGCTGGAGCTTTATCACCAAAACATGGCGCGGGCCTACGACAAGCTCGTCAAGCGGCGCGTCTTCTGGAAGGGCGAGCTGGTGCTCGTGCTTCGACGTCCCATTGTCGTCACACACAAGACGAAGGGAAAATTCGAGCCCAAGTGGGAAGGTCCGTACGTCATCGAACAAGTCTACGACGGAGGCGCTTACCAGCTAGTCGACCAACAGGGAGCTCGACCAATGCCGCCGATCAACGGGAGGTTCTTAaaaaatattttgcataaaaaaacacaaaaaaaacatttttttctcCTCTCCTTAAAATGGCCAGCGTGCACTATCTATTGCACGGATGGTCGTTTCTCCATGGAGAGCAAACAAAAAAAACACACAAAGGCTCTCCCTACCCGGCTATAGCTGCAGTGGAGGATTCGACGGCCTCGGGGTTTTACCAGAGAGCCCGGGCGCAACAACCAGGCGCATGGAGCTCGTGACAAGCCGCCACATCACGCAACACACGACGGACGCTGAACGCGTTTTCGCTGGGGCAGTGGGAAGATAGTTCGGGACACTCCTAAGCAGCGAGGCGACCACGCCGCTCATGCTTCCTTACATGAAGCGACACACCCTCCAGGGAAGACTATAGGAGAAGAGCAAGAAAGGGCTACCTGGTACAACACAAGTTTCGCCAAGTGTGCAGCCTCTTGCCACCCTGGAAGGTGACAACAAGGGACCACAAGAAAAACACACAACGCCAGCGAGGATTCACCTAGTTACACAAAGGTGAATGGCTACACTCCAAGTTCCTCAGATTGAAGCAAAAAAAAGAGCAAAGAAAAATGGTCGCCAAAGAAGTGGCCGAATAGCTCAAACATCAAGCTCAACACTAAATGGAAGGCGGAGGTAGTCATTCACCGTCCTCGGCAAAAATGATGGCGAATTTCTTAGCCATTACCCAACAAAACACAACACCAACGCAGCCGTACCTACGCCTCCATGTTAGAGAGTACGAGTAGGTTGTGGCTTAACTCAATGCAAGGGAGTCTCAAACAAGAATTCCCAACACCCCGGTGGAGACACCAAAGCAGAGATCCACACATTCAAGCGCACAACGGGGCAAATCACAGGAGCCGTGTTGCTATGGTTATGCAACGGTGCCTAATGGTTATGTCCCCCGGCTATCCTATCTCAAACTGCTCATATAGCTAATGCCAATGGGAGAGccaacatttaaaaaaaatacaccACAAACAATCCTCCTGCTTCAATGATTTCATATTATACTCACATTACCCTAGCGACGTCAGTCAGCTTCAGACAAGCTAGTTGTTTCTCTTGTAGTGTTGCAGGTCCATCGTTTCGCTACAATAGGGAGCCGTAAGACGCGCCAGTGCGGCCAGCATCAAGCGGTGAAACCTTTCAACCCGGCTGATTACACCCCGATACACCATTACAAGTGGGGGTCGGATTGATAAATCACAATTCGGGAGCAGTGCGATGCGCCAGTGCGGCCAGTGTCAAGCTGTGAAACCCTTCAACCTGACTTGTTCATACCACGATACAACTTCAAAGTGGTTGTCAGGTTGATAAACGTCTTCGCCAAGTTACACGACATTTACACCTCAAGGCGAAGATAATTCAAGGGCGTCCGGTGGGCTAACGCCACCATAAGGACCTGATGGACACATCATTGGCCAATGCCGCAACATGGCCCCAATGAAGCCCTACATGCTCGTTGGAAGGCGCCATGACACGGCCCGACGAAATGCGACAACACGCTTGTCGGACGACGCCACAACACGGCCCGACGAAATGCGGCGACAGGCTTGTCGGTCAGCGCCACGGCACGGCCCCGACGAAACGCCACAACTCCCTGACTGGTCAACGCCTCCTCAACATAGCTCCAACGGAACCCCATGACTTACTGTTGGCCAACGCCATGATCTGGCGCCAACATAAGTCTCTATATCATCCCTTGGAGTCGGCACAACGTCACCaaggtattttttttatttatttatttattttattttctttattattcTTTGCTTTTTCTCGTTTTTTTTCTTGGCTTTGCTTTCTTGCTGCCTCTTGGTTCTATTTTGTTTGTCTTGTTACTTCCCATTTGCTACTTCACCTgtgtaaaaataaaaaaaataaaaaaaggagcACCCACGATGGGGTACCCTTTTATAAGTAGTGCGGTTGTCATGCCGAGCACAGACACAATGTTTCTCAGAGACGTTGGCAATGTCAAGCAACCAAGACATGGGCGGCCTCATGTGAGCGACTTGGCCATTGTTGTATGCGCATGCCAATGGCCAACAACAACGGCGCCAGGGCGTATCGCCGCGGAACAAGACTTGCCGATCGACCAAGCGGTGGTGAAAATCACGCTAGAGCCGGGGGCGCCGCGGAACAAGACTTGCCAATCGGCCAAGCTGTGGTGAAAATCACACTGGAGCTGGGGCGAACGCGCACGACTACGCTCGTGCCACCTCTTGTATGCTTATCTATTAATTACTATAAGCTAAGTTCCATGAGACTCTGTTCAAAGAGTCTCACAACATGTACTCGGATGTATCATGTGTACTGTTCTGAAGTGATAAAAAAATTTGGCAAGATGCCGTGTTCAGTTGTGCACTTTTGTGTTGACCAGTTGATTGCAGTATGTAGATGCATGTCTTGTGCGAGAAGTGTGTAAACTTATACGCACACGCAAATAATCCAGCATCGCTAAAGTCGTGACCCGTGGTAAGCTGCTGCCTGCTTGGCTTGATAGCCTAACCATGGCATCGTCAAGGGGAAGAAAGTTAACGCCCTGTGTGTTGCGATGTGTGTCCACACATGGACAACTTCATGGACCACGATACAGGTGCCATGCTTTATCAAGTAACGCGATGAGTGTCGGTGGTTGAGCCCGAGCGATGTATATATAGTTGATGGGCAAGCCTTGCGTGTCCATGAGCGCGACAAAGTTGCTTTCGCTCGCAGTGGAAATTACCGAAGTACGCGACGTCTGCGTGCGAGCGTGAGAACATAGTGCGGATCGCGCGCGATCGATGCTAAGTTATCGCCACGCGGAAGGACGAGCTATACCTTCGTGTGTCTAAACTGGCAATCTTGAGCCTGGTTTAGGGCAGCGAGTATACGTACGTTGGCTCACCTGATGAATGAAAAGACACGCATGCGCACGTGTCTTGTATGCACGTACGATTGATCAGGCATCATCGATTGGGCAGCATACGAGCTGAAGTTAAGCGCTACCTTCCCGATTCGATGGTTTGTCTTAGCACCGTTGAGAAAGACAGAgataataataaactcaatgtcgcCGTATGATGCCGATGTACTTGTGCGCGCGTGTGACGGCCATGACACATCTACTGCAACACTGGCGGTGGTAACGACGAGATTACCTCCGGTGGGTCGACGCTACCCGCAATAGCGTCAACAGCGGCAAAAGGTCTTTATTGTCACGGCCTTCACGGGGTTGGCGTTCAGCACCAGGTCTTGCATGCTCCTTGTGTTGAAGTTCCTGGTTGCCACGGTCGTCGCGAG
It encodes:
- the LOC136469790 gene encoding uncharacterized protein, with the translated sequence MSTFSFKVRFYVIDANTSYSALLGRPWIHKYRVVPSTLHQCLKFLDGSKTQQRIISNMSPYTVQEAYHADAKYYFPVEEYKYQLGRVAPAADIVLKPGALSTPEVKALIMPCSPSKRRTSPRSRRTRQGADEALTTMKAEPRMVRLLEKAGITLGPNNRVPRPPSICEQWWSQAEILIKRKNKAQPKFGLGYHNIDTSDEGEDSVNANIAHCFTMSTTMGDEVGCSYQPRRQQHPLEVEAVEEDGEPNVTSAPQQLEDGGQPTIDELVQINLGTEDDPRLTFVSAALTEEREDYRRFLMEYKDCFAWSYKEMLGLDPSVATHKLAIDPQVCPVKQAPRCLRPEFQDQVIAEVDNMIAAGFIKEIQYPRWLSTIVPMEKKNGKVRVCVDFCNLNRACPKDDFPLPITEMVVDATTGFDALSFMDGSSGYNQIKMDPVDALDTAFRTPKGNFHYTVMPFGLKNAGATYQRAMTHILSDLIHHSVECYVDDMVVKTKDRKDHQDDLRVVFERLHRHQLKMNPLKCAFAVRSSVFLGFIVRHRGIEIEPKTITAILEMPPPQKLKELRMLQGHLAYIRCFISNLSGRVQPFSKLMKKGAIRMGRGVPKLLRQHQKLSSLGALLAQYNDEGKEVACYYLSRTMVGAECNYSPIEKLCLALIFALKKLRHYMLAHEIQLVARADPIKYLLSQPTLIGRLAKWVLLMTEFDITFVPQKAVKGQALAEFLVAHPVPDDSPLIAELLDQEVFTTEIEAPWELYFDGASRVEDTLNGASRRRAGAGLVFKNPRGGVMYHSFSLLKECSNNEAEYEALIFGLLLALSMEVCSLRVHGDSQLIVRQVNGVYEVRKPELMPYYEVARKLMNEFKHIEILHVPRSRNAPADALAKLAVALALPEGKSAQVTVEERWLLPAVLELISKEHEVNTVTACAVEDDDWRKPFIDYFKHGTLPDDAVKRRQLQR